A region from the Candidatus Falkowbacteria bacterium genome encodes:
- the pyrF gene encoding orotidine-5'-phosphate decarboxylase has protein sequence MNQTELLDEARKKIIVAMDVPDIFAAHRVARPLAPHVGMFKIGKQLFTACGPEVIKLIKGMGGEVFLDLKYHDIPNTVAMAGLEAARLGVKMFNLHALGGPEMMETTMKALRAEYPDPENRPKVLAVTILTSSNQETLKAVGIDLPVKEMVVKLAKLAQACGVDGVVCSPQEIELIREACGPDFLIVTPGIRPADAKADDQKRIATPGAAVAAGSNYLVIGRPIIEQPDPVAAAQAITEEIVQVLQQ, from the coding sequence ATGAACCAGACGGAACTGTTGGACGAAGCGAGAAAGAAGATTATCGTAGCAATGGACGTACCGGACATTTTTGCGGCACATCGGGTCGCAAGACCGCTAGCTCCGCATGTCGGCATGTTCAAGATCGGCAAGCAACTCTTCACCGCTTGCGGACCGGAAGTTATCAAGCTGATCAAAGGTATGGGCGGGGAAGTCTTCCTCGATCTCAAGTACCACGACATCCCCAACACTGTCGCCATGGCAGGGCTCGAAGCAGCCAGGCTCGGCGTCAAGATGTTCAACCTGCACGCCCTGGGCGGTCCGGAGATGATGGAAACGACCATGAAGGCTCTGCGCGCCGAGTATCCCGACCCGGAGAATCGTCCCAAAGTCCTGGCCGTCACCATCCTCACCTCTTCTAATCAGGAAACGCTCAAAGCTGTCGGCATCGACCTCCCGGTAAAAGAGATGGTCGTCAAGCTGGCCAAGCTGGCCCAGGCCTGCGGCGTCGATGGCGTCGTCTGTTCGCCTCAGGAAATCGAGCTGATCCGCGAAGCCTGCGGTCCTGATTTCCTGATCGTCACGCCGGGCATCCGTCCGGCCGACGCTAAAGCCGACGACCAGAAGCGCATCGCCACCCCGGGAGCAGCCGTAGCAGCCGGATCCAACTATTTGGTCATCGGCCGCCCGATCATCGAGCAGCCCGACCCCGTAGCCGCCGCACAGGCCATAACGGAAGAGATCGTCCAGGTATTGCAGCAGTAA
- a CDS encoding YbaK/EbsC family protein — protein sequence MVKKPVAKKNSEKKPKKVKKALPISPKIIAYLEKAGVPHEVIAHKTVYTAFDAAQTLRRKLSEIAKSLLVKADQDYFVVILPADHNLDIKKLQAAIGKQTKKVIKVIKIPGEDIVEQITKTKNQALTAFGGLHNLPVIIDENLAKAKKAIFSAGNSNHSIEAAVKDFIKAEQAAVAKFGVKRVIKKVKKAVAKPKAKPAVKKVAAKKAVAKKPAKKK from the coding sequence ATGGTTAAAAAACCAGTAGCTAAGAAAAATAGCGAAAAAAAGCCAAAAAAAGTCAAGAAAGCCCTGCCGATTTCCCCCAAGATCATCGCCTATCTGGAAAAGGCCGGCGTGCCCCATGAGGTAATCGCGCACAAGACCGTTTATACGGCTTTTGACGCGGCCCAGACCCTTAGGCGCAAGCTTTCGGAGATTGCCAAGTCGCTTCTGGTCAAGGCGGACCAGGATTATTTCGTCGTCATCTTGCCGGCTGATCACAACCTGGATATCAAGAAGCTCCAGGCCGCGATCGGCAAGCAGACCAAAAAGGTTATCAAGGTCATTAAGATTCCGGGTGAAGATATCGTAGAACAGATTACCAAGACCAAGAACCAGGCCCTGACCGCCTTCGGCGGCTTGCACAATCTGCCAGTCATTATCGATGAGAATTTGGCCAAGGCCAAGAAGGCGATCTTTTCGGCCGGCAATTCCAACCATTCGATCGAAGCGGCAGTCAAGGATTTCATCAAGGCCGAGCAGGCGGCTGTCGCCAAGTTCGGCGTGAAGCGCGTCATCAAAAAGGTAAAGAAGGCCGTTGCTAAGCCGAAAGCTAAGCCGGCGGTGAAGAAGGTCGCGGCCAAGAAGGCTGTCGCGAAGAAGCCGGCTAAGAAAAAATAA
- a CDS encoding phosphoribosyltransferase: protein MSASGSAGGKGQVQLLKRKIRPEIVEGLDNTLKRCGGFYETPKDAEGKRLGPLVGYAGKYDVGDGSQAHYVGEIFFNCAKLEQWPFILDEYAEKLRRLQLTGVNGYHSFPIFLGMPMGGITFAQALARADSYARAIYAEKKVIEAETATQREQSILVFDRHTPEPGDHVIITEDVVNNFSTTSKAIKLILDAQAVPIAIACIKNRSELTEYEYEGIRLPVLSFDHSPAKQYRQDDPYVAADIAAGNIVWKPKNSWEKIEPFIQ, encoded by the coding sequence ATGAGCGCAAGCGGATCAGCAGGGGGTAAGGGGCAAGTGCAATTGCTGAAAAGAAAGATCCGTCCTGAGATAGTTGAAGGACTGGACAACACGCTTAAGCGTTGTGGCGGTTTCTATGAGACGCCGAAAGACGCGGAAGGCAAGCGGCTCGGACCGTTGGTCGGCTACGCCGGCAAGTATGATGTCGGCGACGGATCGCAAGCGCATTATGTCGGCGAAATATTCTTCAACTGCGCCAAGCTCGAGCAGTGGCCGTTCATTCTGGACGAATACGCCGAAAAGCTGCGCCGTCTCCAACTCACCGGAGTTAACGGCTATCATAGCTTTCCCATATTTCTTGGCATGCCTATGGGCGGCATCACCTTTGCACAGGCTCTGGCCCGCGCCGACTCGTACGCCCGAGCCATCTACGCCGAGAAGAAGGTGATTGAAGCGGAGACCGCGACCCAGCGCGAGCAAAGCATCCTGGTCTTCGACAGACACACGCCTGAGCCGGGCGACCATGTCATCATTACCGAAGACGTGGTCAACAACTTTTCGACCACCAGCAAGGCGATCAAGCTCATCCTCGATGCACAGGCAGTCCCGATTGCCATCGCTTGCATCAAGAACCGGTCTGAATTGACGGAGTATGAGTATGAGGGAATCAGACTGCCAGTTCTGTCGTTTGACCATTCGCCGGCCAAGCAGTATCGTCAGGACGACCCTTACGTCGCGGCCGACATCGCTGCGGGAAACATCGTCTGGAAACCCAAGAACAGCTGGGAAAAAATCGAACCTTTTATACAGTAA